A single window of Streptomyces cathayae DNA harbors:
- a CDS encoding ROK family transcriptional regulator, with product MSAPLHETRPAGSGRVPPPPGPGRTLPDTQQGMRRRNLSRVMHTVSAEGPLSRAAVASRIGLTRAAVSTLVDELIRSGLLEELGPERPGRVGRPGSALAVSGRGPAGIGAEIGVDHLAVCAVDLRGRVRARAVRHVPNRGRSPGPVIEELTGLLLRVVAEAEGEGLWPAGLTVAVPGLVARDARTVVRAPNLGWRDTDLGALLPARFPLTVANEANCGALAELWLGEGTPRDFLHVSAEIGIGAAVVVDGRLLHGTRGFAGELGHVPVRPDGPECGCGGRGCLEQYAGERAVLRAAGVEPGEDRVGLLAGRAEQGDPAVRRALHDAGTALGIALTGAVNLLDPESVVLGGALSGLAPWLLPSLRSELARRTAGPACTVSVSALGPEGPLLGAAHSVVRGVLDDPAAVAGRA from the coding sequence ATGAGCGCACCGCTGCACGAGACCCGCCCGGCCGGCTCGGGGCGGGTACCGCCCCCTCCCGGTCCGGGACGGACACTGCCCGACACCCAGCAGGGCATGCGCCGCCGCAACCTCTCACGGGTGATGCACACCGTCAGCGCCGAGGGGCCGCTGTCCCGGGCCGCCGTCGCCTCACGCATCGGCCTGACCCGGGCGGCGGTGTCCACCCTGGTCGACGAGCTCATCCGCTCGGGCCTGCTGGAGGAACTGGGCCCCGAGCGACCGGGACGCGTGGGCCGGCCGGGCTCGGCGCTCGCCGTCAGCGGGCGCGGTCCGGCCGGAATCGGTGCCGAGATCGGCGTCGACCATCTCGCGGTGTGCGCGGTCGATCTGCGGGGACGGGTCCGGGCACGGGCGGTACGGCACGTCCCGAACCGCGGCCGCTCCCCCGGACCGGTGATCGAGGAGCTGACCGGACTCCTGCTCCGGGTCGTCGCCGAGGCCGAGGGGGAAGGGCTGTGGCCGGCCGGGCTCACCGTGGCCGTGCCGGGCCTGGTGGCACGGGACGCCCGGACCGTCGTACGCGCGCCGAACCTCGGCTGGCGCGACACCGACCTCGGTGCCCTGCTCCCGGCGCGGTTCCCACTGACCGTGGCCAACGAGGCCAACTGCGGCGCGCTGGCCGAACTCTGGCTCGGCGAGGGCACACCGCGCGACTTCCTCCATGTGTCGGCCGAGATCGGCATCGGCGCCGCCGTGGTCGTGGACGGGCGGCTGTTGCACGGAACCCGGGGCTTCGCGGGCGAGTTGGGGCACGTGCCGGTACGGCCCGACGGCCCGGAGTGCGGCTGCGGTGGACGCGGCTGCCTGGAGCAGTACGCCGGTGAGCGGGCGGTGCTGCGCGCCGCCGGTGTGGAGCCGGGCGAGGACCGCGTGGGCCTGCTCGCCGGCCGTGCCGAACAGGGCGACCCCGCCGTACGGCGTGCCCTGCACGACGCGGGGACGGCGCTCGGCATCGCGCTGACCGGGGCGGTCAACCTCCTGGACCCGGAGAGCGTCGTGCTGGGTGGCGCGCTGTCCGGGCTCGCGCCCTGGCTGCTGCCCTCGCTCCGCTCCGAACTGGCCCGGCGCACGGCGGGCCCGGCCTGCACCGTCTCGGTGTCGGCCCTGGGCCCCGAGGGCCCCCTGCTGGGCGCGGCGCACTCGGTGGTCCGGGGGGTCCTGGACGACCCGGCTGCGGTCGCCGGGAGGGCCTGA
- the xylA gene encoding xylose isomerase: MNYRPTPEDKFTFGLWTVGWQGRDPFGDATRRALDPVESVQRLAELGAHGVTFHDDDLIPFGSSDSEREGHIKRFRQALDATGMKVPMATTNLFTHPVFKDGAFTANDRDVRRYALRKTIRNIDLAVELGAQVYVAWGGREGAESGAAKDVRVALDRMKEAFDLLGEYVTSQGYDLRFAIEPKPNEPRGDILLPTVGHALAFIERLERPELYGVNPEVGHEQMAGLNFPHGIAQALWADKLFHIDLNGQSGIKYDQDLRFGAGDLRAAFWLVDLLESAGYSGPKHFDFKPPRTEDLDGVWASAAGCMRNYLILKDRAAAFRSDPEVQEALRAARLDQLAQPTAADGLQALLGDRSAFEDFDADTAAARGMAFEHLDQLAMDHLLGARG, translated from the coding sequence ATGAACTACCGGCCCACCCCCGAGGACAAGTTCACCTTCGGTCTGTGGACCGTCGGCTGGCAGGGACGCGACCCGTTCGGTGACGCCACCCGACGCGCCCTCGACCCGGTCGAGTCGGTGCAGCGCCTGGCCGAGCTGGGGGCTCACGGCGTCACCTTCCACGACGACGACCTGATCCCCTTCGGCTCGAGCGACAGCGAGCGCGAGGGACACATCAAGCGGTTCCGGCAGGCGCTGGACGCCACCGGGATGAAGGTGCCGATGGCGACGACCAACCTCTTCACCCACCCGGTGTTCAAGGACGGCGCGTTCACCGCCAACGACCGCGACGTGCGCCGCTACGCGTTGCGCAAGACCATCCGCAACATCGACCTCGCGGTCGAACTCGGTGCCCAGGTGTACGTGGCCTGGGGCGGCCGCGAGGGCGCCGAGTCCGGCGCCGCCAAGGACGTACGGGTCGCCCTGGACCGCATGAAGGAGGCCTTCGACCTGCTCGGCGAGTACGTCACCTCCCAGGGCTACGACCTCCGTTTCGCCATCGAGCCGAAGCCGAACGAGCCGCGCGGCGACATCCTGCTGCCCACCGTCGGCCACGCCCTGGCCTTCATCGAGCGCCTGGAGCGGCCGGAGCTGTACGGCGTCAACCCGGAGGTCGGCCACGAGCAGATGGCCGGGCTGAACTTCCCGCACGGCATCGCGCAGGCGCTGTGGGCGGACAAGCTGTTCCACATCGACCTCAACGGCCAGTCCGGCATCAAGTACGACCAGGACCTCCGGTTCGGCGCCGGTGACCTGCGTGCCGCGTTCTGGCTGGTGGACCTGCTGGAGTCAGCCGGCTACAGCGGCCCGAAGCACTTCGACTTCAAGCCGCCGCGGACCGAGGACCTCGACGGAGTGTGGGCCTCGGCGGCGGGCTGCATGCGCAACTACCTGATCCTCAAGGACCGCGCGGCGGCCTTCCGTTCCGACCCCGAGGTGCAGGAGGCGCTGCGCGCGGCCCGCCTGGACCAGCTGGCCCAGCCCACGGCGGCCGACGGCCTCCAGGCACTGCTCGGCGACCGGTCGGCCTTCGAGGACTTCGACGCCGACACCGCCGCCGCGCGCGGCATGGCCTTCGAGCACCTCGACCAGCTGGCGATGGACCACCTGCTGGGCGCCCGGGGCTGA
- a CDS encoding luciferase family protein, protein MKPAQRAMELLRTWPDLTACKAACGTGQALRSTREEIVHFHSERDVDLHLTRRAIQRFHYDLNASTAIQLTPGSSWVTVHLDCATDVDLLLSLVSVALKAHQTSPPPSCAPTTAGCNFHRVTVLPRDAVTER, encoded by the coding sequence ATGAAACCGGCGCAGCGAGCCATGGAGCTACTTCGGACCTGGCCCGACCTCACCGCCTGCAAGGCAGCTTGCGGTACCGGACAGGCTCTCCGCTCCACTCGCGAAGAGATCGTCCACTTCCACTCCGAACGGGACGTCGACCTCCACCTGACCCGCCGCGCCATTCAGCGCTTCCACTACGATCTGAACGCCTCGACCGCGATCCAGCTGACCCCGGGGTCGAGTTGGGTGACGGTGCATCTGGACTGCGCCACCGACGTGGACCTGCTGCTGAGCCTGGTGAGCGTCGCGCTCAAGGCCCACCAGACCTCACCGCCCCCCTCCTGCGCACCGACGACCGCCGGGTGCAATTTCCACCGGGTCACGGTGCTGCCGCGCGACGCGGTGACCGAACGCTGA
- a CDS encoding SWF or SNF family helicase — MSRYDAAETDDRDADGHEADGDAAGGEAAGTERTFAALPPARGRGFAQTWWGRAWLTALEGTALDAQQLKAGRGLARAGAVGAVSVRPGRITAVVQDRDRTAHRADVLLQELSDEQWDRFLGMAVERAGHVAALLDREMPPHLVEDAESAGVELLPGLGDLEPECDCGAWDHCGHTAALCYQVALLLDQDPFVLFLLRGRGERALLDALRSHAGTHPEKRSRPEGVDAAEAFAAGGIRPGLPAAPPLPAAPGVPPSLDTDGPPPAGIDPSALGFLAARTSAQARHLLAEALRDGHERQPVEPDPTAAQDAVRLAAGDPARAVADRLAAGSGRGREGLAVAVRAWRQGGTAALAVLDEEWTVDAEALARARAALESAWAEGDEGERPVFRTRANRWTVVGAPVQLRLGRDGRWWPYRKERGRWVPAGGAAQDPATALASARAELHAGRTA, encoded by the coding sequence ATGAGCCGGTACGACGCTGCGGAGACCGACGACCGCGACGCCGACGGTCACGAGGCCGACGGAGATGCGGCCGGCGGTGAAGCCGCCGGGACGGAGCGGACGTTCGCCGCGCTGCCTCCCGCGCGGGGGCGTGGTTTCGCGCAGACCTGGTGGGGCCGGGCCTGGCTGACGGCGCTGGAGGGCACGGCCCTGGACGCCCAGCAGCTGAAGGCGGGGCGCGGGCTCGCCCGCGCGGGAGCGGTCGGCGCGGTGTCCGTGCGTCCGGGACGCATCACGGCCGTCGTACAGGACCGCGACCGCACGGCGCACCGGGCGGACGTCCTGCTCCAGGAGCTGTCCGACGAGCAGTGGGACCGTTTTCTGGGCATGGCCGTCGAACGGGCCGGACATGTGGCGGCGCTGCTCGACCGGGAGATGCCGCCGCATCTGGTGGAGGACGCGGAGTCGGCCGGGGTCGAACTGCTGCCGGGCCTGGGCGATCTGGAGCCGGAGTGCGACTGCGGGGCCTGGGACCACTGCGGTCACACGGCGGCGCTCTGCTACCAGGTGGCCCTGCTGCTGGACCAGGACCCGTTCGTCCTGTTCCTGCTGCGGGGGCGCGGTGAGCGGGCCCTGCTGGACGCGCTCCGGTCGCATGCCGGGACACACCCGGAGAAGCGGTCCCGCCCGGAGGGCGTGGACGCGGCCGAGGCGTTCGCGGCGGGCGGCATCCGGCCGGGGCTGCCCGCCGCTCCCCCGCTGCCCGCGGCGCCGGGGGTGCCTCCGTCGCTGGACACGGACGGGCCTCCCCCTGCCGGGATCGACCCGTCCGCCCTGGGGTTCCTCGCCGCACGGACCTCCGCGCAGGCCCGTCACCTGCTCGCGGAGGCGCTCCGGGACGGGCATGAACGGCAGCCGGTGGAGCCGGATCCGACGGCGGCTCAGGACGCGGTGCGGCTGGCCGCCGGTGACCCGGCGCGCGCCGTGGCGGACCGGCTCGCCGCCGGTTCGGGGCGTGGCCGGGAGGGGCTGGCCGTGGCCGTACGGGCCTGGCGCCAGGGTGGTACGGCGGCGCTGGCCGTGCTCGACGAGGAGTGGACGGTGGACGCCGAAGCGCTCGCACGCGCACGTGCGGCCCTCGAGTCGGCCTGGGCCGAGGGCGACGAGGGCGAACGGCCGGTGTTCCGGACCCGTGCCAACCGCTGGACCGTCGTCGGTGCGCCGGTCCAGCTGCGGCTGGGACGCGACGGCCGCTGGTGGCCGTACCGCAAGGAGCGCGGCCGCTGGGTCCCGGCGGGAGGCGCCGCCCAGGACCCGGCGACGGCCCTGGCGTCGGCGAGGGCGGAGCTCCACGCCGGGAGAACGGCCTGA
- the xylB gene encoding xylulokinase, producing the protein MSAAEGPLVVGVDTSTQSTKALVVDVATGRVVASGQAPHTVTSGAGRESDPRQWWDALCEALRQCGQAAHEAAAVSIGGQQHGLVTLDERGEPVRPALLWNDVRSAPQARRLTEELGGAKFWAEHTGSVPAASFTVTKWAWLAEHEPDAVRATKAVRLPHDYLTGRLTGQGTTDRGDASGTGWWASGTESYDEEILAHVGLDPALLPRVVRPKEVAGTVRAHPDLPFSKGTLVACGTGDNAAAALGLGVRPGTPVMSLGTSGTVYAVSRRRPTDPTGIVAGFADARGDWLPLACTLNCTLAVDRVATLLGLDREAVEPGHGITLLPFLDGERTPNLPHASGLLHGLRHDTTGGQLLQAAYDGAVHSLLGALDRVVGKDDEKGQKGQNDKDADPSAPLLLIGGGSRGTAWQQTVRRLSGRAVQVPEARELVALGAAAQAAGLLTGEDPAAVARRWDTAAGPVLEPVERDEETLARIAGVLSDAAPLLERGTDTD; encoded by the coding sequence ATGTCAGCAGCCGAGGGTCCGCTCGTCGTCGGCGTGGACACATCCACCCAGTCCACCAAGGCGCTGGTCGTCGACGTGGCCACCGGACGCGTCGTCGCGAGCGGCCAGGCACCGCACACGGTGACCTCGGGGGCGGGCCGGGAGAGCGATCCGCGCCAGTGGTGGGACGCCCTGTGCGAGGCACTGCGCCAGTGCGGGCAGGCGGCGCACGAGGCCGCCGCGGTGTCGATCGGCGGCCAGCAGCACGGGCTGGTCACCCTGGACGAGCGGGGCGAGCCGGTGCGTCCGGCACTGCTGTGGAACGACGTGCGCTCCGCGCCGCAGGCCCGCCGGCTGACCGAGGAACTGGGCGGCGCGAAGTTCTGGGCCGAGCACACCGGAAGCGTGCCGGCCGCCTCGTTCACGGTCACCAAGTGGGCCTGGCTGGCGGAGCACGAGCCGGACGCGGTCCGCGCCACCAAGGCCGTCCGGCTCCCCCACGACTACCTCACCGGACGGCTCACCGGCCAGGGCACCACCGACCGCGGCGACGCCTCCGGCACCGGATGGTGGGCCTCCGGAACCGAGTCGTACGACGAGGAGATCCTCGCGCATGTGGGACTCGACCCGGCGCTGCTGCCCCGTGTCGTACGGCCCAAAGAGGTGGCCGGGACCGTACGCGCCCATCCTGACCTGCCGTTCTCCAAGGGCACCCTGGTGGCGTGCGGTACCGGGGACAACGCGGCCGCCGCGCTGGGCCTCGGTGTGCGGCCCGGTACCCCGGTGATGAGCCTCGGCACCTCGGGCACGGTGTACGCGGTGTCGCGGCGCCGGCCGACCGATCCGACCGGCATCGTGGCGGGCTTCGCCGACGCGCGCGGCGACTGGCTGCCGCTCGCCTGCACGCTCAACTGCACGCTCGCCGTGGACCGGGTCGCGACCCTGCTGGGCCTGGACCGCGAGGCCGTCGAACCGGGCCACGGCATCACGCTCCTGCCCTTCCTCGACGGTGAGCGCACCCCCAACCTCCCGCACGCGTCCGGCCTGCTGCATGGGCTGCGCCATGACACGACCGGCGGTCAGCTGCTCCAGGCCGCCTACGACGGTGCCGTGCACTCCCTGCTCGGCGCGCTCGACCGCGTCGTCGGCAAGGACGACGAGAAGGGCCAGAAGGGCCAGAACGACAAGGACGCCGACCCGTCGGCGCCCCTGTTGCTGATCGGCGGCGGCTCCCGGGGCACGGCCTGGCAGCAGACCGTGCGACGGCTCTCGGGCCGGGCCGTGCAGGTGCCCGAGGCGCGGGAGCTGGTGGCGCTCGGTGCGGCGGCGCAGGCGGCCGGCCTGCTCACCGGGGAGGACCCGGCCGCGGTCGCCCGCCGCTGGGACACGGCGGCGGGGCCGGTGCTGGAGCCGGTGGAGCGGGACGAGGAGACGCTGGCCAGGATCGCCGGGGTACTCTCCGACGCGGCCCCGCTCCTGGAGCGGGGCACGGACACCGACTGA
- a CDS encoding phosphatidylinositol-specific phospholipase C/glycerophosphodiester phosphodiesterase family protein, with the protein MALTTRRRALTTLGAAFAGSVALPAAEALAGEQRHHPRPLWRAHAHNDYVHPRPLLDALDHRFGSVEADIFLVGGQLLVAHDPEDLDPSRTLESLYLDPLAARVRAQRGSVYRGHREPLQLLVDIKTEGASTYLELDRRLRRYRHLFTTCVDGRVLPGPVTAVVSGDRAARAPMEAQRVRHAFYDGRLTDLGGPARASLIPLISDNWTLHFTWRGVGAFPAAERQKLRDIVGGAHARGRRVRFWATPDQPGPARDALWGELAAADVDHLNTDDLAGLESFLDAYRPR; encoded by the coding sequence ATGGCCCTCACCACCCGTCGCAGAGCCCTCACCACCCTCGGCGCAGCCTTCGCGGGCTCGGTGGCGCTGCCCGCCGCCGAGGCGCTGGCCGGGGAACAGCGGCACCACCCACGTCCGTTGTGGCGCGCCCACGCCCACAACGACTACGTACACCCGCGCCCCCTCCTCGACGCACTCGACCACCGGTTCGGCAGCGTCGAGGCCGACATTTTCCTCGTGGGCGGCCAACTCCTCGTCGCCCACGACCCCGAGGACCTCGACCCGTCCCGTACTCTCGAGTCCCTCTACCTCGACCCGCTCGCCGCCCGGGTACGGGCCCAGCGCGGCTCGGTGTACCGGGGACACCGGGAGCCGCTCCAACTCCTCGTCGACATCAAGACCGAGGGCGCGTCCACCTACCTCGAACTCGACCGCCGCCTGCGCCGGTACCGGCATCTGTTCACCACCTGTGTCGACGGCCGGGTGCTGCCCGGACCGGTCACCGCCGTCGTCTCGGGAGATCGCGCGGCCCGCGCGCCCATGGAGGCCCAGCGGGTGCGGCACGCCTTCTACGACGGCAGGCTGACCGACCTCGGCGGGCCGGCCAGGGCCTCGCTCATCCCGCTGATCAGCGACAACTGGACGCTGCACTTCACCTGGCGGGGCGTCGGCGCCTTCCCCGCCGCCGAGCGCCAAAAACTGCGGGACATCGTGGGCGGCGCGCACGCGCGCGGCCGGCGAGTGCGCTTCTGGGCCACCCCGGACCAGCCGGGCCCCGCCCGGGACGCCCTGTGGGGCGAACTGGCCGCCGCCGACGTCGACCACCTCAACACCGACGACCTGGCGGGACTGGAATCCTTCCTCGACGCGTACCGCCCGCGGTAG
- a CDS encoding acyl-CoA dehydrogenase family protein, translated as MEDPQPDLLYSEEEEALRAAVRDLLTDHCDAAGVISRIESDTPHDLALWKSLADGMGLAGLLVPEDRGGQGATHREAAVVLEELGRAVAPVPYLSSAVVATEALLACADGSADGEDVLASLASARRIGVLAVGLHTAPGASFATARAVDGVLHGELTGIADAAAADVLLVPADDGGLYAVEADAVTVTGQTSLDLTRPVATVVLDGARGRRLGDAEPAVRRALRAGAGLLASEQLGLAEWALTETVRYLKDRRQFNRPVGGFQALKHRLAQLWLEVVNLRAAARNAAAALSAGRDADVAVAVAQAYAGQVAVHAAEEALQLHAGIGMTWEHPVHLYLKRAKADSLAYGTAGAHREALAELVDLRAP; from the coding sequence CTGGAGGACCCGCAGCCCGACCTGCTCTACTCGGAGGAGGAAGAGGCGCTGCGCGCCGCCGTCCGGGACCTGCTCACCGACCACTGCGACGCGGCCGGGGTGATCTCCCGCATCGAGTCGGACACCCCGCACGACCTGGCCCTGTGGAAGTCGCTCGCCGACGGCATGGGTCTGGCCGGTCTGCTGGTGCCCGAGGACCGCGGCGGTCAGGGCGCCACCCACCGGGAGGCCGCGGTCGTACTGGAGGAGCTGGGGCGGGCTGTCGCCCCCGTGCCCTACCTGAGCAGCGCCGTCGTGGCCACCGAGGCGCTGCTGGCCTGCGCGGACGGGAGCGCGGACGGGGAGGACGTGCTGGCCTCCCTGGCGTCCGCGCGCCGGATCGGCGTCCTCGCTGTCGGGCTGCACACCGCGCCCGGCGCGTCCTTCGCCACCGCCCGGGCGGTGGACGGCGTACTGCACGGCGAGTTGACCGGTATCGCCGACGCCGCCGCGGCCGACGTGCTGCTCGTACCGGCGGACGACGGCGGGCTGTACGCCGTCGAGGCGGACGCGGTCACCGTCACCGGTCAGACGTCCCTGGACCTCACCCGCCCCGTCGCCACGGTCGTCCTCGACGGCGCCCGGGGACGCCGGCTGGGCGACGCCGAACCCGCCGTGCGACGGGCGCTGCGAGCCGGCGCCGGACTGCTGGCCTCGGAACAACTCGGCCTCGCCGAATGGGCGTTGACGGAGACCGTCCGCTATCTGAAGGACCGCAGGCAGTTCAACCGGCCGGTCGGCGGCTTCCAGGCGCTCAAGCACCGGCTCGCCCAGTTGTGGCTGGAGGTCGTCAACCTCCGTGCGGCGGCCCGCAACGCCGCCGCGGCCCTGTCCGCCGGCCGGGATGCCGATGTGGCTGTCGCAGTCGCGCAGGCCTACGCGGGACAGGTCGCCGTCCACGCCGCCGAGGAGGCGCTGCAACTGCACGCCGGCATCGGCATGACCTGGGAGCATCCGGTCCACCTGTACCTGAAGCGGGCCAAGGCCGACTCCCTCGCCTACGGCACGGCGGGTGCCCATCGAGAGGCGCTGGCCGAACTGGTCGACCTGCGGGCGCCCTGA
- a CDS encoding acyl-CoA dehydrogenase family protein yields MIDATELRRRTRELLAVQPPTRLPPPPSTEGPAGPPPSFAGTDRLDFLRARFDAGLAWVHYPEGLGGLGAPRSLQAVVDAELEAAGAPDNDPRRIGIGLGMAAPTILQYGTEEQKRRFLRPLWTGEEVWCQLFSEPGAGSDLAALGTRAVREGEDWVVDGQKVWTSSAHLARWAILIARTDPEVPKHQGITYFVCDMTDPGVEVRPLRQITGEAEFNEVFLTGVRIPDSHRLGEVGDGWRVAQTTLNNERVAIGGTRLPREGGMIGPVAKAWREHPELRTHDLHQRLLGLWVEAEVARLTGERLRQRLAVGQPGPEGAGMKLGFARLNQQISGLEVELLGADGLLYDDWTMRRPELVDFTGRDAGYRYLRSKGNSIEGGTSEVLLNIVAERVLGLPSEPRTDKDVAWKDLAR; encoded by the coding sequence ATGATCGACGCCACCGAACTGAGGCGCCGCACCCGGGAGTTGCTGGCCGTGCAGCCGCCCACCCGTCTCCCGCCACCACCCTCGACCGAGGGCCCTGCGGGCCCGCCCCCCTCGTTCGCCGGCACCGACCGCCTCGACTTCCTGCGCGCCCGCTTCGACGCGGGCCTCGCCTGGGTGCACTACCCCGAGGGGCTCGGCGGACTCGGCGCCCCCCGCTCCCTCCAGGCCGTCGTCGACGCCGAACTGGAGGCCGCCGGGGCACCCGACAACGACCCGCGGCGCATCGGCATCGGCCTGGGCATGGCGGCGCCGACGATCCTGCAGTACGGCACGGAGGAGCAGAAGCGGCGCTTCCTCCGCCCGCTGTGGACCGGCGAGGAGGTCTGGTGCCAGCTGTTCAGCGAGCCGGGCGCCGGATCCGACCTGGCCGCCCTCGGCACCCGGGCGGTCCGTGAGGGCGAGGACTGGGTGGTCGACGGGCAGAAGGTGTGGACCTCCAGCGCGCATCTCGCCCGCTGGGCCATCCTCATCGCCCGCACCGACCCGGAGGTGCCCAAGCACCAGGGCATCACCTACTTCGTCTGCGACATGACCGACCCCGGTGTCGAGGTGCGGCCGCTGCGCCAGATCACCGGCGAGGCCGAGTTCAACGAGGTCTTCCTCACCGGCGTCCGCATCCCCGACTCCCACCGCCTCGGTGAGGTCGGCGACGGCTGGCGGGTCGCGCAGACCACGCTCAACAACGAACGCGTTGCCATCGGCGGCACGCGGCTGCCCCGCGAGGGCGGCATGATCGGCCCGGTCGCGAAGGCCTGGCGCGAGCACCCCGAACTGCGCACCCACGACCTGCACCAGCGCCTGCTGGGGCTCTGGGTGGAGGCCGAGGTCGCCCGGCTCACCGGCGAACGCCTCCGCCAGCGGCTCGCGGTCGGCCAGCCCGGTCCCGAAGGCGCCGGGATGAAGCTGGGCTTCGCCCGCCTCAACCAGCAGATCAGCGGTCTGGAAGTGGAACTCCTCGGCGCGGACGGCCTGTTGTACGACGACTGGACCATGCGCCGCCCCGAACTGGTCGACTTCACCGGCCGCGATGCCGGCTACCGCTACCTCCGCTCCAAGGGCAACAGCATCGAGGGCGGGACGAGCGAGGTCCTGCTGAACATCGTCGCCGAACGCGTCCTGGGGCTGCCGTCCGAGCCGCGTACCGACAAGGACGTCGCGTGGAAGGACCTGGCCCGATGA